A region of Procambarus clarkii isolate CNS0578487 chromosome 48, FALCON_Pclarkii_2.0, whole genome shotgun sequence DNA encodes the following proteins:
- the PPP1R15 gene encoding uncharacterized protein PPP1R15 encodes MSVWMGSQSGGWPGGTNMNRHDKVQVVPQVTLQLDVHPPVLDTCGLEVPRKSYSKPGGGSEKQGGKGAQFWNSLRTVYNSICSVRTPVTWVNPEAVAQHHPLPSQFTPQIPYQCSMERMCEPTSDLWYPVQHARSQFDFLDPLTMWQNPSFMHDILPTPYGTQLPQKVCKPLNPEAKEWVPKEYAKDCVSSTSFPSTTTSECLKTEEPVVSFDLQKTDFCEITNSEVEAIRLMENSSLNNIQDGMLEVEEEGVEVEEEDFFSTTEGFDISSPSETLVVVPSAQVMNSHMAKSCSSPDHGVTEINICDNNMVKDNRPLSYASIVGKMASVPEPSTAAVQKSAQNKVRNGPVEQHIPHIFTSDKKYPKEKAAPSVDNNNSIPPLFKKVTRNQKKCSQNFLKELKESSPVKSKDYGSAVIELDLMCSIPEISSPPKLSSTVTTCPMESPLTALPNDKLQSTELKMQRSCSESSSNGSRHRTVSESSITSVESVDIEFGDDVVDRSCAVINICILPEQIQPKCIESKKYSNNALAHILGCDDSESEDSDEDSEDSDSDWDNVCVNSTESFDLDDTWETFGNCLLTPEAGKPSKLSSSSAEENITIGSPVKSSCDPANEEDHTFTGVTLEEINKRWNEDIEKDVLGSRERKVKFGETNIHPIIAWDFAYKMARRGPWEMYARDRMRFQHRIASLEPIISPVLQADHREVFYKKQQSEACCLS; translated from the exons ATGAGTGTGTGGATGGGGTCCCAGTCTGGTGGGTGGCCAGGGGGCACAAATATGAACCGTCACGACAAGGTTCAAGTGGTGCCGCAAGTTACACTGCAGCTTGACGTCCATCCCCCTGTGTTGGATACTTGTGGACTTGAAGTGCCAAGAAAGTCGTACTCCAAGCCAG GTGGAGGTTCGGAAAAACAAGGAGGAAAGGGTGCACAGTTTTGGAACTCTTTGCGCACAGTATACAACAGCATCTGTTCAGTGAGAACCCCTGTCACCTGGGTCAACCCAGAGGCTGTTGCTCAGCATCACCCTCTGCCAAGTCAGTTTACTCCTCAGATCCCCTATCAGTGCAGTATGGAAAGAATGTGTGAACCCACAAGTGACCTGTGGTATCCAGTGCAACATGCAAGATCACAATTTGACTTCTTGGACCCTCTCACAATGTGGCAGAATCCTTCCTTTATGCATGACATTTTGCCTACTCCCTATGGCACCCAACTACCACAAAAAGTGTGCAAACCACTGAACCCTGAAGCCAAGGAGTGGGTACCTAAAGAGTACGCTAAGGATTGTGTGTCTTCCACCTCATTCCCGTCTACGACCACCTCTGAGTGCTTGAAAACTGAAGAACCAGTAGTGTCCTTTGACTTGCAGAAAACTGATTTCTGTGAGATAACCAACAGTGAAGTTGAAGCTATTCGATTGATGGAAAACAGTAGTCTTAACAATATCCAAGACGGAATGCTAGAGGTTGAAGAGGAAGGAGTTGAAGTAGAGGAGGAGGATTTTTTTTCAACTACGGAAGGATTTGACATCAGTTCTCCGAGTGAAACACTTGTGGTCGTTCCTAGTGCTCAAGTAATGAACAGCCACATGGCTAAGAGCTGCTCATCCCCTGATCATGGGGTTACTGAGATTAATATCTGTGATAATAATATGGTTAAGGATAATAGACCTTTAAGTTATGCCAGTATTGTAGGCAAAATGGCTTCCGTGCCTGAACCCTCAACTGCTGCTGTTCAGAAGTCTGCACAGAACAAGGTCAGGAATGGTCCAGTGGAGCAGCACATACCACACATTTTTACTAGTGACAAAAAGTACCCTAAAGAAAAGGCTGCACCATCTGTAGATAATAACAACAGCATCCCCCCCCTGTTCAAGAAAGTAACAAGAAATCAGAAAAAATGCAGTCAAAATTTTCTGAAGGAGCTTAAGGAATCTAGCCCAGTCAAAAGCAAAGATTATGGATCTGCAGTTATTGAGCTTGACCTTATGTGTTCCATCCCTGAAATTTCATCACCTCCCAAATTATCTTCAACAGTTACAACTTGTCCAATGGAATCCCCATTAACAGCTTTGCCAAATGATAAACTTCAGTCAACAGAACTGAAGATGCAACGTTCTTGTAGCGAGAGCAGCTCAAACGGCTCTCGTCATCGCACCGTGAGTGAATCTAGCATTACAAGTGTAGAGAGTGTAGACATTGAATTTGGAGATGATGTGGTGGACAGAAGCTGTGCAGTGATAAATATTTGTATCCTACCTGAACAAATTCAACCAAAATGTATTGAAAGTAAAAAATATTCAAATAATGCTCTAGCTCATATTCTTGGCTGTGATGACTCTGAGAGTGAAGATTCTGATGAAGACTCTGAGGATTCTGATAGTGATTGGGATAATGTATGTGTCAACAGTACAGAGAGTTTTGACCTTGATGATACCTGGGAAACTTTTGGAAATTGTCTTCTGACTCCAGAAGCTGGAAAACCCTCAAAGTTGTCATCATCATCAGCAGAGGAAAACATCACCATAGGTTCTCCTGTAAAGTCAAGTTGTGACCCTGCAAATGAAGAGGATCATACATTTACAGGAGTTACCTTGGAAGAAATCAACAAAAGGTGGAATGAGGACATAGAAAAAGATGTTTTGGGTAGTAGAGAGAGGAAGGTGAAATTTGGGGAAACAAACATTCATCCCATTATTGCTTGGGACTTTGCATACAAAATGGCAAGAAGAGGCCCAtgggaaatgtatgctcgggacagAATGCGGTTCCAACATCGCATTGCATCCCTTGAGCCAATAATTTCTCCTGTACTGCAGGCTGACCATAGAGAGGTATTTTACAAGAAGCAGCAAAGTGAGGCATGTTGTCTCAGCTAA